One Frankia alni ACN14a DNA window includes the following coding sequences:
- a CDS encoding DUF1003 domain-containing protein: MRGRQRGARLDQPRPSRRASLRPAYEPDAFGRIAERVARFIGTARYLVAQSIVIVVWVAYNVFVPGSARFDEFPFIFLTLVLSLQAAYAAPLILLAQNRQDDRDRANLAQDREQSVRTRDDTEYLARELAAVRITIGELATRDFLRSELRALLAELDAADRDRDRDRRDRRRRREGDRRDRPDRAVTTGRLPAREARPAPPSGPLWGSARLPKHAALPLSGPRPESGGATRTRTAPGPLEGRLAGRKSADRRCRRGAGRQPGSTIARATCWPGGWSGGAGRRRRRVGCGRPAGRLVGRPRQGL, encoded by the coding sequence GTGAGAGGGCGGCAGCGCGGCGCGCGCCTGGACCAGCCGCGGCCGTCGCGGCGCGCGTCGCTGCGGCCCGCCTACGAGCCGGACGCGTTCGGCCGGATCGCCGAACGCGTGGCCCGGTTCATCGGGACGGCGCGCTACCTCGTCGCCCAGAGCATCGTCATCGTGGTGTGGGTCGCGTACAACGTCTTCGTCCCCGGCTCCGCGCGGTTCGACGAGTTCCCGTTCATCTTCCTGACGCTGGTGCTGTCGCTGCAGGCCGCGTATGCAGCGCCGCTCATCCTGCTGGCGCAGAACCGCCAGGACGACCGGGACCGGGCGAACCTCGCCCAGGACCGGGAGCAGTCGGTCCGCACCCGCGACGACACCGAGTACCTGGCCCGGGAGCTGGCCGCCGTGCGCATCACCATCGGCGAGCTGGCCACCCGCGACTTCCTGCGCTCGGAGCTGCGCGCCCTGCTCGCCGAGCTGGACGCGGCCGACCGCGACCGCGACCGGGACCGCCGCGACCGGCGCCGGCGCCGCGAGGGCGACCGCCGCGACCGCCCCGACCGGGCTGTTACGACCGGGCGTCTCCCCGCCCGAGAAGCGCGCCCCGCGCCGCCGAGCGGGCCCCTGTGGGGGAGCGCGCGCCTGCCGAAACACGCGGCCCTGCCGCTGAGCGGGCCGCGGCCGGAGAGCGGGGGCGCGACTCGGACCAGGACGGCGCCCGGCCCGCTGGAGGGCCGCCTGGCGGGCCGGAAGAGCGCTGACCGCCGCTGCCGCCGGGGCGCGGGCCGCCAGCCGGGCAGCACGATCGCCCGCGCCACCTGCTGGCCAGGTGGGTGGTCAGGAGGTGCTGGACGTCGGCGGCGTCGGGTCGGGTGTGGCAGGCCGGCCGGTCGGCTGGTCGGGCGGCCGCGGCAGGGGCTCTAG
- a CDS encoding magnesium transporter MgtE N-terminal domain-containing protein, producing the protein MPTRPTQSRVYCRRLAGLLVLDPNGDQVGRVHDIIVTLRLGHEPPRVLGLAVEVQRRPIFVPIGRVTGVESGAVVLSSARLSWRRFQQRPNETRVLGELLDRRATLLSSGTEVTVVDAAIEPIRGGDWVLDQVAVRTGRGRRGEVRTVAWDEVTGLSLAEGGQGAANLLAAFEKLRPADLATLLHDLSDKRRAEVAAALDDERLADVLEELPEDEQVELLGGLAEERAADVLEAMGPDDAADLLGELPAEDAERLLRLMEPDEAADVRRLLRYADDTAGGIMTSEPVVLAPNATVAEALARIREPELSPALAAQVYVVRPPYETPTGRYLGLAHFQRLLREPPSTLVGGVIDVDMASLRPETPLAEVTRLLASYNLVAAPVLDRGGRLVGVVTVDDVLDHLLPADWRERQLESDVDTHTTPGLFAPPPGGGEPGSLGGVGASPPAVS; encoded by the coding sequence ATGCCCACGCGCCCCACCCAGTCCCGGGTGTACTGCCGCCGCCTGGCCGGCCTGCTGGTCCTCGACCCCAACGGCGACCAGGTCGGCCGGGTCCACGACATCATCGTCACGCTGCGCCTCGGCCACGAGCCGCCGCGCGTGCTGGGCCTCGCCGTCGAGGTCCAGCGCCGCCCGATCTTCGTGCCGATCGGGCGGGTCACCGGCGTCGAGTCCGGCGCGGTCGTGCTCTCCTCGGCCCGGCTGAGCTGGCGGCGCTTCCAACAACGGCCGAACGAGACCCGGGTCCTCGGCGAGCTGCTCGACCGCCGCGCCACGCTGCTGTCGTCGGGCACCGAGGTCACCGTCGTCGACGCCGCGATCGAGCCGATCCGCGGCGGGGACTGGGTGCTCGACCAGGTGGCGGTCCGCACCGGGCGGGGGCGGCGCGGCGAGGTGCGCACCGTGGCCTGGGACGAGGTGACCGGCCTGTCGCTGGCCGAGGGGGGCCAGGGCGCGGCGAACCTGCTGGCCGCGTTCGAGAAGCTGCGCCCCGCCGACCTCGCGACGCTGCTGCACGACCTGTCCGACAAGCGGCGTGCCGAGGTCGCCGCGGCCCTCGACGACGAACGGCTCGCCGACGTCCTGGAGGAACTGCCCGAGGACGAGCAGGTGGAGCTCCTCGGCGGGCTCGCCGAGGAACGCGCCGCGGACGTGCTGGAGGCGATGGGCCCCGACGACGCGGCGGACCTGCTCGGTGAGCTGCCCGCCGAGGACGCCGAGCGGCTGCTGCGGCTGATGGAGCCGGACGAGGCCGCCGACGTGCGCCGCCTGCTGCGCTACGCCGACGACACCGCCGGCGGGATCATGACCAGTGAGCCGGTCGTGCTCGCCCCGAACGCGACGGTGGCCGAGGCGCTCGCCCGCATCCGCGAGCCGGAGCTGTCCCCGGCACTGGCCGCGCAGGTCTACGTGGTCCGCCCGCCGTATGAGACCCCCACCGGCCGCTACCTGGGCCTCGCGCACTTCCAGCGGCTGCTGCGGGAGCCGCCGTCCACCCTGGTCGGCGGCGTGATCGACGTGGACATGGCGTCGCTGCGGCCGGAGACGCCGCTCGCCGAGGTCACCCGGCTGCTGGCGTCGTACAACCTGGTCGCCGCGCCGGTGCTCGACCGCGGCGGACGGCTCGTCGGCGTGGTCACCGTCGACGACGTCCTCGACCACCTGCTGCCGGCCGACTGGCGCGAGCGCCAGCTCGAGTCCGACGTCGACACCCACACGACGCCGGGTCTGTTCGCCCCGCCCCCGGGCGGTGGGGAACCCGGCTCCCTGGGTGGGGTGGGCGCCAGCCCGCCGGCGGTTTCGTGA
- a CDS encoding HpcH/HpaI aldolase/citrate lyase family protein yields the protein MPQRSRRSCLAVPGSSTKMLGKAQGLPADQVFCDLEDSVAPGAKEAARANVVAALNEGDWAGRTRVVRVNDLTTRWTYRDVIEVVEGAGANLDCVMLPKVQSAAQVAWLDLLLTQIEKVLGFEVGRIGIEAQIETALGLSNVREIAFASPRIETVIFGPADFMASINMPSLTVGALSPNYPGDPFHYVLFKILETARARGVQAIDGPFLQIRDTAGFRATAARSAALGFDGKWVLHPGQIEAANEIYAPRQDDYDHAELILDAYAWHTSAEGGLTGAVMLGDEMIDEASRKMAEVVAGKGRAAGLARTRKFEPPVGVGR from the coding sequence ATGCCGCAGCGTTCCCGCCGATCGTGTCTGGCCGTCCCCGGATCCTCGACGAAGATGCTCGGCAAGGCTCAGGGCCTGCCCGCCGACCAGGTGTTCTGCGATCTGGAGGACTCGGTCGCGCCCGGCGCGAAGGAGGCCGCCCGGGCGAACGTGGTCGCCGCGCTCAACGAGGGCGACTGGGCGGGCCGGACCCGGGTCGTCCGGGTCAACGATCTGACGACCCGCTGGACGTACCGCGACGTCATCGAGGTCGTCGAGGGCGCCGGGGCGAACCTGGACTGCGTCATGCTGCCGAAGGTGCAGTCGGCCGCCCAGGTGGCCTGGCTGGACCTGCTGCTCACCCAGATCGAGAAGGTGCTGGGGTTCGAGGTCGGCCGGATCGGGATCGAGGCGCAGATCGAGACGGCGCTCGGCCTGTCGAACGTGCGCGAGATCGCCTTTGCCAGCCCCCGGATCGAGACCGTCATCTTCGGCCCGGCCGACTTCATGGCCTCGATCAACATGCCGTCGCTCACCGTCGGCGCGCTCAGCCCGAACTATCCGGGCGACCCCTTCCATTATGTGCTGTTCAAGATTCTCGAGACGGCCCGCGCCCGCGGGGTGCAGGCGATCGACGGCCCCTTCCTCCAGATCCGCGACACCGCGGGATTCCGGGCGACCGCCGCCCGCTCGGCCGCGCTCGGCTTCGACGGGAAATGGGTGCTGCATCCCGGCCAGATCGAGGCGGCCAACGAGATCTACGCGCCGCGCCAGGACGACTACGACCACGCCGAGCTGATCCTCGACGCCTATGCCTGGCACACCTCCGCCGAGGGCGGACTGACCGGCGCGGTGATGCTCGGCGACGAGATGATCGACGAGGCCAGCCGCAAGATGGCCGAGGTCGTCGCCGGCAAGGGCCGCGCTGCGGGGCTCGCCCGCACGCGGAAGTTCGAGCCGCCGGTCGGCGTCGGGCGCTAG
- a CDS encoding acyl-CoA dehydrogenase family protein produces the protein MSRIAQTDDLTDVQRDILAAVRTFVDKEILPFATQLEHADEYPESIVESMKEMGLFGITIPEQYGGLGESLLTYALVVEEIARGWMSVAGVVNTHFIVAYLIGRHGSAEQRSRLLPRMATGELRGAFSMSEPGCGSDVAAITSRADRKAGGGRNGEGEGDGDGDVYVLNGQKMWLTNGARAGIVATLVKTDEGAESVYRNMTTFLLEKEPGFGTHGGITIPGSIDKLGYKGIETTEMILTDHRVPAASILGGDDGRGQGFYQMMDGVEVGRVNVAARACGIMIRAFELAIAYAQTRRAFGRPIAEHQAIAFKLAEMATKVEAGHLMMVSAARKKDSGQRNDVEAGMAKYLASEYCHEVTTEAFRIHGGYGYSKEYEIERLYREAPFMLIGEGTSEIQKRIISRALLREYETAR, from the coding sequence ATGAGCAGGATCGCGCAGACCGACGACCTGACCGACGTGCAGCGCGACATCCTCGCGGCGGTGCGCACGTTCGTCGACAAGGAGATCCTTCCGTTCGCCACGCAGCTCGAACACGCCGATGAATACCCGGAATCCATCGTCGAGTCGATGAAGGAGATGGGGCTGTTCGGGATCACCATTCCCGAGCAGTACGGCGGGCTGGGCGAGTCGCTGCTCACCTACGCGCTGGTCGTGGAGGAGATCGCCCGGGGCTGGATGAGCGTCGCCGGGGTCGTCAACACCCATTTCATCGTCGCCTACCTGATCGGCCGGCATGGCAGCGCCGAGCAGCGCAGCCGGCTGCTGCCGCGGATGGCCACCGGCGAACTGCGCGGCGCGTTCTCGATGAGCGAACCCGGCTGCGGTTCGGACGTCGCGGCGATCACCAGCCGGGCCGACCGGAAGGCCGGTGGCGGCCGGAACGGCGAGGGCGAGGGCGATGGCGATGGCGACGTCTACGTGCTCAACGGGCAGAAGATGTGGCTGACCAACGGCGCGCGAGCCGGAATCGTCGCCACCCTGGTGAAGACCGACGAGGGCGCCGAATCGGTCTACCGGAACATGACGACCTTCCTGCTGGAGAAGGAACCGGGCTTCGGCACCCACGGCGGGATCACCATTCCCGGCAGCATCGACAAGCTCGGCTACAAGGGCATCGAGACGACCGAGATGATCCTCACCGACCACCGGGTGCCGGCCGCGTCGATCCTCGGCGGCGACGACGGCCGCGGCCAGGGCTTTTACCAGATGATGGACGGTGTCGAGGTGGGCCGGGTCAACGTCGCCGCCCGGGCCTGCGGCATCATGATCCGCGCCTTCGAGCTCGCCATCGCCTACGCGCAGACCCGGCGGGCCTTCGGCCGGCCGATCGCCGAACACCAGGCCATCGCCTTCAAGCTCGCCGAGATGGCGACCAAGGTCGAGGCCGGTCACCTGATGATGGTCAGCGCCGCCCGCAAGAAGGACTCGGGGCAGCGCAACGACGTCGAGGCCGGAATGGCCAAGTACCTCGCCAGCGAGTACTGCCACGAGGTGACGACGGAGGCGTTCCGCATCCACGGCGGCTACGGCTACTCGAAGGAGTACGAGATCGAGCGCCTCTACCGTGAGGCGCCGTTCATGCTCATCGGCGAGGGCACCTCCGAGATCCAGAAAAGGATCATCAGCCGGGCCCTGCTGCGGGAGTACGAAACGGCCCGCTGA
- a CDS encoding NAD(P)-dependent oxidoreductase: protein MQVGFVGLGTMGFPMAGHLARAGFDTVVYNRTETTAARWSAVQRGRVAATPAQAAAGSDVVCVCVGADDDVRSVLLGPDGALGALAPGATIVDHTTTSAELAVEIAARAAEVGVGFVDAPVSGGQAGAEAGRLSVMCGGEVDTVERVRPVLAAYGATITRIGPVGTGQLTKMVNQILVAGAIEGAAEALNFAAAAGLDLDQVLPAVSGGAASSWYLTNRAATMIRDEFDFGFAVDWMRKDLRICLAEAARRGVPVPLTELAEGDLAASQARGDGQLDATAVIRLRRLATAQPATTAQPSATAQPADDTRPADA, encoded by the coding sequence ATGCAGGTTGGGTTCGTCGGCCTCGGCACCATGGGCTTCCCCATGGCCGGCCATCTCGCCCGCGCCGGTTTCGACACCGTCGTGTACAACCGCACGGAGACGACCGCGGCGCGCTGGTCGGCCGTGCAACGGGGCCGGGTCGCGGCGACGCCGGCGCAGGCCGCCGCCGGATCCGATGTGGTCTGCGTCTGCGTCGGGGCCGACGACGACGTCCGCTCGGTGCTGCTGGGGCCGGACGGCGCGCTCGGCGCGCTGGCGCCGGGGGCGACGATCGTCGACCACACGACGACGTCGGCGGAGCTGGCCGTCGAGATCGCCGCGCGGGCGGCGGAGGTGGGAGTCGGCTTCGTCGACGCGCCGGTGTCCGGCGGGCAGGCCGGTGCCGAGGCGGGGCGCCTGAGCGTCATGTGCGGCGGCGAGGTGGACACGGTGGAACGGGTCCGGCCGGTGCTGGCCGCCTACGGCGCGACGATCACCCGCATCGGCCCGGTCGGCACCGGCCAGCTCACGAAGATGGTCAACCAGATCCTGGTGGCCGGGGCGATCGAGGGCGCGGCCGAGGCACTCAACTTCGCGGCCGCCGCCGGTCTGGACCTGGACCAGGTGCTTCCCGCCGTGTCGGGCGGCGCCGCGAGCTCCTGGTACCTGACCAACCGCGCCGCCACCATGATCCGCGACGAGTTCGACTTCGGCTTCGCCGTCGACTGGATGCGCAAGGATCTGCGGATCTGCCTGGCGGAGGCGGCCCGCCGGGGCGTGCCGGTGCCGCTGACCGAGCTCGCCGAGGGCGATCTCGCCGCCTCCCAGGCGCGCGGCGACGGTCAGCTCGACGCCACCGCCGTCATCCGCCTGCGCCGCCTCGCCACCGCCCAGCCCGCCACCACCGCCCAGCCCTCCGCCACCGCCCAGCCCGCCGACGACACCCGGCCCGCCGATGCCTGA
- a CDS encoding TerD family protein, protein MGQVLTKGGNAPLPTTDVRVEIASSISLDIAAILVTAAGKVRTDGDFVFFNQPTGPGVRLLPPAALEFTLAAVPPDIDKVVVTGSLDGSGPVTFAGVRGLGISVRDSRGGAELVRFDPAGLGAETALILVELYRRAGAWKARAVGQGYASGLAGIATDFGIAVDDPGTSGPAPAAAAAPAAARPPAAPPRPQPATPGGQQWGPPAPPPGGQQWGPAPVPPAPAPAGGAPQWGAPQPPPGQQPPPGQQWGPPPAAPQWGAPPPPGQQWGPPGAPPAPTGQPWGPPPPPAGQQWGPPPPAPGQPGGRVNLDKGRVSLTKGQSVSLVKTGAPPLTRVRMGLGWDPAQRGRSIDLDASCILFDERGKDVDKVWFMSKKGARGAVRHSGDNLTGRGDGDDETIQVDLAALPPNVTTLIFTVNSFQGQPFTDVRNAYCRLYDDVTGQELVRFDLSESKPSTGLVMCRVQREAGGQSWAMTAIGEFHDGKTVRAMVNPSKQYL, encoded by the coding sequence ATGGGACAGGTGCTGACGAAGGGCGGCAACGCGCCGCTGCCCACCACCGACGTCCGGGTGGAGATCGCCTCGTCGATCTCGCTGGACATCGCCGCGATTCTGGTCACGGCCGCCGGCAAGGTGCGCACCGACGGCGACTTCGTGTTCTTCAACCAGCCGACCGGCCCGGGGGTGCGGCTGCTGCCACCGGCGGCGCTGGAGTTCACCCTGGCAGCGGTGCCGCCGGACATCGACAAGGTGGTCGTCACGGGCAGCCTGGACGGCTCCGGCCCGGTGACCTTCGCGGGCGTGCGGGGGCTGGGTATCTCGGTGCGCGACTCCCGCGGCGGCGCCGAGCTGGTCCGGTTCGATCCCGCCGGGCTCGGTGCCGAGACCGCGCTGATCCTGGTCGAGCTCTACCGCCGGGCCGGCGCGTGGAAGGCCCGCGCGGTCGGGCAGGGCTACGCCTCCGGGCTCGCCGGCATCGCCACCGACTTCGGCATCGCCGTCGACGATCCCGGCACCTCCGGTCCCGCGCCGGCCGCCGCTGCGGCGCCGGCCGCGGCCCGGCCGCCGGCCGCCCCACCCCGCCCGCAGCCGGCCACGCCCGGCGGGCAGCAGTGGGGCCCGCCCGCACCGCCGCCCGGCGGCCAGCAGTGGGGCCCTGCGCCCGTCCCGCCCGCGCCGGCTCCGGCCGGTGGGGCGCCGCAGTGGGGCGCCCCACAGCCGCCGCCCGGTCAGCAGCCGCCGCCCGGTCAGCAGTGGGGTCCGCCGCCCGCGGCGCCGCAGTGGGGCGCCCCGCCGCCGCCCGGCCAGCAGTGGGGTCCGCCCGGCGCGCCGCCCGCGCCCACCGGTCAGCCGTGGGGTCCGCCCCCGCCGCCCGCCGGCCAGCAGTGGGGGCCGCCGCCACCGGCTCCCGGTCAGCCCGGCGGCCGGGTCAACCTGGACAAGGGCCGGGTGTCGCTGACCAAGGGCCAGAGCGTGTCGCTGGTGAAGACCGGCGCGCCCCCGCTCACCCGGGTGCGGATGGGCCTGGGCTGGGATCCGGCGCAGCGCGGCCGGTCGATCGACCTCGACGCGTCCTGCATCCTGTTCGACGAGCGCGGCAAGGACGTCGACAAGGTGTGGTTCATGTCCAAGAAGGGCGCGCGCGGCGCGGTGCGCCACTCGGGCGACAACCTCACCGGCCGTGGCGACGGCGACGACGAGACGATCCAGGTGGATCTTGCCGCCCTGCCCCCGAACGTCACCACGCTGATCTTCACGGTGAACAGCTTCCAGGGGCAGCCGTTCACCGACGTGCGCAATGCCTACTGCCGGCTCTACGACGACGTCACCGGCCAGGAGCTCGTCCGCTTCGACCTGTCCGAGTCCAAGCCGTCCACCGGACTGGTGATGTGCCGGGTACAGCGTGAGGCCGGCGGCCAGAGCTGGGCGATGACCGCGATCGGCGAGTTCCACGACGGCAAGACCGTCCGCGCGATGGTCAACCCGTCGAAGCAGTACCTCTGA
- a CDS encoding suppressor of fused domain protein, which produces MSDSALSRSVEGHVTALFGRDTGRASVTFLGTEQLDVLRFGPDRGGVVRYLTLGMSREPMTASDSAVRDPAGPRAELVLSLRGHRDSVLRRLAVLAAVPAVEGRPVAPGAGLDLGEPLWDGAPFTAVLVGEPGGLIPDLPIADALDDPAFAAAAPVRFLPVLPMTTNEAAFKRVHGPEALHQRWLAAGTDLRDPNRREVGLG; this is translated from the coding sequence GTGAGCGACAGCGCCCTGAGTCGATCGGTCGAGGGGCACGTCACGGCGCTGTTCGGCCGGGACACCGGCCGCGCGTCGGTGACCTTCCTCGGTACGGAGCAGCTGGACGTGCTGCGGTTCGGTCCCGACCGCGGCGGCGTCGTCCGGTACCTCACCCTCGGCATGTCCCGGGAGCCGATGACGGCGTCCGACTCCGCCGTGCGCGACCCCGCCGGACCGCGGGCCGAGCTCGTGCTGTCGCTGCGCGGCCACCGCGACAGCGTGCTGCGCCGGCTCGCCGTGCTGGCGGCCGTCCCCGCCGTCGAGGGCCGGCCCGTCGCCCCCGGCGCCGGCCTGGACCTCGGCGAGCCGCTGTGGGACGGCGCGCCGTTCACCGCGGTGCTCGTCGGCGAGCCCGGTGGCCTGATCCCCGACCTGCCGATCGCCGACGCTCTGGACGACCCCGCGTTCGCCGCCGCCGCGCCCGTGCGGTTCCTGCCCGTCCTGCCGATGACCACGAACGAGGCGGCCTTCAAGCGGGTACACGGCCCCGAGGCGCTGCACCAGCGCTGGCTGGCCGCGGGCACCGACCTGCGCGACCCGAACCGCCGCGAGGTCGGCCTCGGCTGA
- a CDS encoding alkaline phosphatase D family protein — protein MTGDATAGPSRPLRSLFAGAASTPQGRPHRRAVLLGGLGLGGAAAAAVGLAACGGSGGPTPIPGPTLRAPTPVPGVTDGVFALGVASGDPLPDGVILWTRLAPRPSEGGGMPSRDVPVDWQIAADENFRSVVRAGTQTAQAAFAHSVHVDVRGLEPGREYFYRFRAGTVLSPVGRTRTAAAPQADAAAAGGALTLALASCQDFQNGYWPAFDAIAADAPDLVVHVGDYIYEYDPDSRFPDRVHTTPQQPGLDQLQTLADYRNRYGQYKADPALQAAHHAAPWVVTWDDHEVENNYAGLVDEAGDSGDRHQDPAVFARQRAAAYQAYYEHMPIRVELNPGSPDLRIYRRLAFGGLLTLNVMDTRQYRTPVPGNSPEAVGPAALGAGNIGGTMAGAAQERWLRAGLDASRTRWNVIAQQTMMAQLDGQLPVGSGSMLTNLDQNDGYRPYRRRLLSGVRDSRARNPVVLSGDLHCAWVNDLRVDFDRPETPAVATEFVCTSISSAFFLINDDFVRENNARLNPHVRYFRGDRRGYTRIRVTPTEWRADMRVVADLSRRDSPVTTDATWVVEDGVPGARPA, from the coding sequence GTGACCGGTGATGCCACGGCGGGCCCCTCTCGTCCCCTTCGATCTCTGTTCGCCGGCGCCGCGTCCACCCCCCAGGGTCGCCCGCACCGGCGGGCGGTCCTGCTCGGTGGGCTGGGGCTCGGGGGCGCGGCGGCGGCCGCGGTGGGGCTGGCGGCGTGCGGCGGCTCGGGCGGCCCGACGCCGATCCCGGGGCCGACGCTGCGCGCGCCGACCCCCGTCCCAGGGGTGACCGACGGGGTGTTCGCCCTGGGGGTGGCCAGCGGCGACCCGCTGCCCGACGGCGTCATCCTGTGGACCCGGCTGGCGCCGCGCCCGAGCGAGGGCGGCGGGATGCCCTCACGCGACGTCCCGGTCGACTGGCAGATCGCCGCCGACGAGAACTTCCGTTCGGTGGTACGCGCCGGCACGCAGACCGCGCAGGCGGCGTTCGCCCACTCGGTGCACGTCGACGTCCGCGGTCTGGAGCCGGGACGCGAGTACTTCTACCGTTTCCGGGCCGGCACCGTGCTCAGCCCCGTCGGCCGCACCAGGACCGCCGCCGCCCCGCAGGCCGACGCGGCCGCGGCCGGGGGCGCGCTGACCCTGGCGCTGGCCTCCTGCCAGGACTTCCAGAACGGTTACTGGCCGGCCTTCGACGCCATCGCCGCGGACGCGCCGGACCTCGTCGTGCACGTCGGCGACTACATCTACGAGTACGACCCGGACAGCCGGTTCCCGGACCGCGTGCACACCACCCCCCAGCAGCCCGGACTCGACCAGCTCCAGACGCTGGCGGACTATCGCAACCGCTACGGCCAGTACAAGGCGGACCCGGCCCTGCAGGCGGCCCACCACGCCGCGCCCTGGGTCGTCACCTGGGACGACCACGAGGTCGAGAACAACTACGCGGGGCTCGTCGACGAGGCCGGCGACTCCGGCGACCGCCATCAGGACCCGGCCGTCTTCGCCCGCCAGCGGGCCGCCGCCTACCAGGCGTACTACGAGCACATGCCGATCCGGGTCGAACTCAACCCGGGCTCCCCCGACCTGCGCATCTACCGCCGCCTCGCCTTCGGCGGCCTGCTGACGCTCAACGTCATGGACACCCGCCAGTACCGGACCCCGGTGCCGGGCAACTCGCCGGAGGCCGTCGGCCCGGCCGCGCTCGGCGCCGGCAACATCGGCGGCACGATGGCCGGGGCCGCCCAGGAACGCTGGCTGCGCGCGGGGCTCGACGCCTCCCGGACCCGCTGGAACGTGATCGCGCAGCAGACGATGATGGCCCAGCTCGACGGCCAGCTTCCCGTCGGGTCCGGGAGCATGCTGACCAACCTCGACCAGAACGACGGTTACCGCCCCTACCGCCGACGGCTGCTGTCCGGGGTGCGCGACAGCCGGGCGCGCAATCCGGTGGTGCTCTCCGGGGACCTCCACTGCGCCTGGGTGAACGACCTGCGCGTCGACTTCGACCGACCGGAGACCCCCGCGGTCGCGACCGAGTTCGTCTGCACCTCGATCAGCTCGGCCTTCTTCCTCATCAACGACGACTTCGTCCGGGAGAACAACGCCCGCCTCAACCCGCACGTCCGCTACTTCCGCGGTGATCGCCGGGGGTACACCCGGATCCGGGTGACGCCGACGGAATGGCGCGCGGACATGCGGGTCGTCGCCGACCTCTCCCGGCGGGACTCGCCGGTCACCACCGACGCCACCTGGGTCGTCGAGGACGGCGTCCCCGGCGCCCGACCCGCCTGA